In Bacteroidota bacterium, the genomic stretch TCGGGGAATGTTGTCAGACTGTTTCACCGATCTCCCGACGGTGGTGAGGAGGATATAATAGTTGTGCTTCCTCGCCTCAAGCTCGGAGCCGAGGAAAATTCTTGTGTAGAAAGGTTCTGATTGGGAGAAATGCTCGTCGGTGAGGATGAAACCGATATTGCCGCTCAGGCTTGAAGCCAGTCCCCGCGCGCTCGGCTGAGGGTGATAGTCCAGTTCCTTGATAATGCCGAGGACTTTTTGCTTCGTCGTCTCGCTCACATACCCTTTTTTATTCAAGACCAGCGACACCGTGGACAGTGAGAGTCCCGCTTTTTTGGCTACATCTCGAATTGTGGGCTTACGCCGCATGGAATAGTAGAGCGCTTAAATTAAAAAGCTGTAAAAATTGAGCTATTAGAGGGTTTTTTGTGTGTTGAAGTGTGCGATATCGAACCGTTTCGATATTAGCCAAAAGACTTTCTAATGTCAAGCGTTATTTTGGAAAAGAATTTCTCAGCACGGCCTTACTCCCCATAACGGCTATCCGAAAACTAGCACGTGCGATGCACGCTTTCCTAAACCTAGAAAGTGCGCTCTATTTTTCAGAGCAAATTAAGGGGGGACAAAAGGACGATCAGGGAGGAATGAACACACGATACCCCCGCGACATTTCGAAGGATCCGCCAGTTACATTTTCTTAGCAAGCCGTTCTTTAATTTTGGCGATCGCTTTTTCTGCAGCACTGCTGGCTGGATCCTCTTTGTTGCTTGCCAGCTCCTGCAAGGCCGGAAGATCGGCTTCACCGCCGACATCTCCGAGAAAATCAACGGCGTTTGTTTTTAGCTGCCTGGACTTGTCCTTTAACAGAACAATGCATTCTCTTCTTACATCTTCCCGGTTTCGTCCGAACTGCCGCAATACGCCCATCGCCGATCCCCGCCCTTCCTTAAGCGCTCCGTACCGCACATCCTGCAGCGCTGCATCGACTCCATCAACACTGTCGAGCCGGACAAGCGCATTCAATGCAGCATTCGCCACCTGATTGCCGTACGATCGTACGTGCAAATACGATCGCACGAGCGGCAATGCGTCTGACGAATCGACCTTTGCGAGTGAAGTGAGCGAAGCCGATTCCACGGAATAGCTCGAATCCTCCAGCGCTTTGTGAAGCACGGTCGAGACCCTCGGGGTGCGGATGGCTCCCAATTGCGCGGCGGCGGAAGCGCGCACAGCCGATTTCGCATCGGACAATGCCGCGATCAACGCTTCGGTTTTTTCCTCCGTGGTCGCGTGAATCGCGCCGAGACCGTTGACGGCCGCCTGTCGTACTCCCCAAAAAGAATCGTTCCGGGAAATTTTTGTCAGCAGCGGAATTGTTTCTCCCGAAGTATCGCCCTTCGCAAGGTGTTCGATCGCGGTTCTTCGAGCAACCACATCGCTCCCGAATTCCGCTTGGTACCGCCATTCTTCGATCGGCCGCCCGATGTAATTCACTTCTTTCAGGATCCTATCCCCCTTGTCGAACAAGACAAGCATAGGCTTCTTCCCCGCCGGAATCACGTACGTCGATTCCTTCTTGACAATATCGATCCGGTGGACCGAACTCCCTTCCGCGCCGACGATCTCGACGTCGACCGGCGTCTGAAAAAGCCCGGTAAGGCTGTCCATCGTCTGTACTTGTTTGACGGACAGCAAAACAGAACGGAGCGAATCGCTGTACACGGACGAAACATCGAACACCGGATGGCCTGCTTTGTAGACCCATTGGTCGAAGAACCAATACAGATTCTGTCCCGTCGATTCCTCGATCGCTTTTTTCAAGTCGCTCGTCTCGACCGACGTGAACTGATATCTTTCGATATAATGATGGATCGCTTTCCAGAACAGTTCGTCCCCCAGGACAAACCTCAGCATATGCAGTACCGACGCCCCGCGCGAGTACACGTTCGCCGTGTAGGAGCCGACGCTCACGATCGGTTTCCGGCCAAGAACCCTGTCCGCAAAAAGCCCCCCCTGCTGCGCTCCGTACATGTCGTTGGTGAACTCGTCCTCGCCGAACGCATGCTCGATGTAGAGCGGGTCAAAGTAGCTGGCAAATCCTTCGTTAAGCCAGATGTGCCTCCAGTCTTTGCACGTCACCACGTCTCCCCACCACTGGTGCGCGAATTCGTGCGCGATCAGACTCACCGGGGACTGGTCGACGCGGGAGCGGGCGTCATAGACCAGAATCCTGTCCAGCATTGTCGTGGCAGAAGTATTCTCCATTCCGCCGTACATAAAATTGGCGATCTGCACCTGCGCGTACTTCTCCCACGCATACCTGAAGCCGATCTTCTGGTCGAAGAATTTCATCATCTTCGGCGTGTGCGAAAGGCATATCTTCGCGTCCTCGACCAGGTTCTTGTAAACGTAATACTGGAGCGGAATTCCGTCTGCCTGATCGGTGAGGACGGCGTAGTCCCCGGCCGCCATCATGATCAGGTACGACGCGTGCGGTTTGTCCTCCTTCCAGTGGAATGTTTTCGTCCCTGCCTTCTTGTCTTCCTTTACCTCCACAAGCTTCCCGTTGGAAAGGAAGGTATATGCGCCCCGCACCGTTCCGATGACTTCGGACGTCGCCTTGTCGTTCGGGAAATCCCAGCACGGAAACCAGAAATGGTTGTCCATATCCTCCCCCTGGGACCAGATCTGCCACGGCTCATCCGGGTAGGCCGAATCCGGCTGGATGAAATACAGCCCCTTTTGAGGGATGCAGGAATATTCGACCGACACCGTCAGCGTATCGCGGTACGAATATGCTTTGTCGAGATGGATGCGGATCGTTTTCTCGAGCGAGTCGAACGCAAGAGCCTTGTTCCCGAGCGACACGCTTTTGAAGCTCATGTTCTCCGCGTCGAAATCAAACGATGAGAAATCCGTCGTGAACGGAACGAGGGTTGTTGTGGTTTTCCCGAACACTTTTTTTGCCGATTCATCAAAGGACACTTCGATCCTGTAATGAACCACATGGTATGTCCGGCTGCGGGCCTCCCCGTTCGCATCGCTGACGGGGAATACCGATTGTGAAAACGACCATGACGCGGAGGCGAGAATTAGAAGAATAATTTTGTTCATGGGTAAACGTTCCGTTCGAAATGAATTATTTGAGATACAGGAGTTTTTTGACGGTCGCTGCGCCGTCGGTCTGCAGTCGGTAAAAATAGACACCGCTCTCTTTATTGACGGGGGCCCACTCGACGCTGTGGGTTCCTTCGCTCATCCGGCTGTCGGCAAGCGTTTCGACGGCGCGGCCAAGCACATCATAGATCTTCAGGAGGACATGCTGCGACGTGGGGAGCGAAAATTCAATGCGGGTTGACGGGTTGAATGGGTTGGGAAAATTTTGCGAGAGGGACATGGACGTTGGAGCCGCGGTCCCCTCGGCGACCGACGATGCTGGCGAATTGAATTTGATGACATTGATTCCTCCGTGTTGCGCGGATACGACTCCGGTGTCGGGCTGATCCTTATTGCTTCCTACGAGCACGATGAGACCCGACGTTGTAAAATAATTGAACCCCTGATATGTGTACGTGCCCGGTTCAACTTCCCGCCTCCGCAGGCAGGGGTACGAATGCCCCATCACCTTTAGCGTACCATATCCGTCCATCGTATAAGTAGAGGCATGATTCCACCCGGTCGAGACGTGCACCCCGGCGTTGTTCACAAACGTCGAATCGACACCCAGACCTTCTCCGACAGTTGTCCACGTATCCTGGTAGGCTGCGGGAAAATCTAAGGTGAGTTCGTTTGGAATAAAGTAGTCATACTCCTGACTGTCGGCGTTGACGCTCACATTTGCAAGCTGTATGAAACTTGTGTCGGTGAAAAGGAAAAGGGGGCTGCTGCTGATATTCTGGGTTGACGCTCCCCAAACAAGGCCCGCCGCGGGAAAACGCGACGCCAGCTGGGGGATTTGCGAAACCGAATACATCGTCAACTGCATCGAATCGGGGAATTTCAGAGAAGAAAAATCATAGACGTTCGGACCGCCCAAGGGGCCGACGTTTACCGTCCTGCTCGTGTCCGAATAGATGGTGAGGGACGCTCCGGCTTTGAAGTACTGCTGGACATCCGGCTTCTGGATCGTGATCTGCGCAACACCTGAATGGAAGAGAACGACCGCCAGCACGGCGAGAAAACACCAACCGCAATTCAGAGCT encodes the following:
- a CDS encoding M1 family metallopeptidase; translated protein: MNKIILLILASASWSFSQSVFPVSDANGEARSRTYHVVHYRIEVSFDESAKKVFGKTTTTLVPFTTDFSSFDFDAENMSFKSVSLGNKALAFDSLEKTIRIHLDKAYSYRDTLTVSVEYSCIPQKGLYFIQPDSAYPDEPWQIWSQGEDMDNHFWFPCWDFPNDKATSEVIGTVRGAYTFLSNGKLVEVKEDKKAGTKTFHWKEDKPHASYLIMMAAGDYAVLTDQADGIPLQYYVYKNLVEDAKICLSHTPKMMKFFDQKIGFRYAWEKYAQVQIANFMYGGMENTSATTMLDRILVYDARSRVDQSPVSLIAHEFAHQWWGDVVTCKDWRHIWLNEGFASYFDPLYIEHAFGEDEFTNDMYGAQQGGLFADRVLGRKPIVSVGSYTANVYSRGASVLHMLRFVLGDELFWKAIHHYIERYQFTSVETSDLKKAIEESTGQNLYWFFDQWVYKAGHPVFDVSSVYSDSLRSVLLSVKQVQTMDSLTGLFQTPVDVEIVGAEGSSVHRIDIVKKESTYVIPAGKKPMLVLFDKGDRILKEVNYIGRPIEEWRYQAEFGSDVVARRTAIEHLAKGDTSGETIPLLTKISRNDSFWGVRQAAVNGLGAIHATTEEKTEALIAALSDAKSAVRASAAAQLGAIRTPRVSTVLHKALEDSSYSVESASLTSLAKVDSSDALPLVRSYLHVRSYGNQVANAALNALVRLDSVDGVDAALQDVRYGALKEGRGSAMGVLRQFGRNREDVRRECIVLLKDKSRQLKTNAVDFLGDVGGEADLPALQELASNKEDPASSAAEKAIAKIKERLAKKM
- a CDS encoding T9SS type A sorting domain-containing protein, with product MKALNCGWCFLAVLAVVLFHSGVAQITIQKPDVQQYFKAGASLTIYSDTSRTVNVGPLGGPNVYDFSSLKFPDSMQLTMYSVSQIPQLASRFPAAGLVWGASTQNISSSPLFLFTDTSFIQLANVSVNADSQEYDYFIPNELTLDFPAAYQDTWTTVGEGLGVDSTFVNNAGVHVSTGWNHASTYTMDGYGTLKVMGHSYPCLRRREVEPGTYTYQGFNYFTTSGLIVLVGSNKDQPDTGVVSAQHGGINVIKFNSPASSVAEGTAAPTSMSLSQNFPNPFNPSTRIEFSLPTSQHVLLKIYDVLGRAVETLADSRMSEGTHSVEWAPVNKESGVYFYRLQTDGAATVKKLLYLK